TTAATGTTggcaacattattttttataattgcaaataatttaagaataatagaatcttattgttagagaaattattttacagttgtATCAAATGATATCGATAGTACATTTAATGATATTGATAGTCAttgtctgattttttttttataatttctgaatttgaaaaaatatcatataatatacaaagaaaaaaataaaaaatccgtGCAAATTACCGGTGATCCTTTCTTCCTTGACAGCGTCTGTCCTTATCGATATTTCCTAATCTTGGAAATCGAGTGCATGTTTTCTTGGTACCCACGGCCCAAGATTGGCCAAATTTCTGCACATCCTGCAGCAGTCGACCGCGTCGCGTCGTGAAATCGTCCTTGGTCTGGGAATTGAAGTTACCACAGAGACCGCACAATCGACCTCTGTACGTCGAAGGTACGGACACCTCGAGAAAGCTGATACCGTCCCAAAGAACCTTGATCCCGATGTGCGTGTTAACGATTACGCTATCGGTCGTACAGTTAATGTCCAATCGGTTATCGATGCGATAAGGAAGGTTCACCTTCTTCCCGTTTACTTTCACCCTCATTTTTTGACCAAGATTTACTTTCAAGTCGCCGATCTGTAACACGTGGACGCGAATAGAACAAAAGTTTCTTTCTTCCACATGATGCGACTacttttgatagaataaagaaAGCTTTGCCTCAGGGTACACTTTGTTTCGCAATGCTATTAATCAAGCAACTCGGTAGTCAGAACTTGTAGTTTCAGTATATATCATTCagtatcattaattatattttcaagaacTTTGAAgcttacaatattatttgactTGAAAATTTGAATGCGATAgcgatatgatttttttcaaaactttttttgagaatcaaatatatatagatatatacacaGGGTGCCTATTCCCTgcaaaaacatggaaaacctGAACTTCtcagggatttcttttgtatttgaaaaaatcagggaagtgtcataaaattttattaggattcagggaatttttcaaaaattctccttttgatcattttgattttatattataaatattctctttactaacctggaaaaatatttggaaaattagggaaattttcagggaatttttttacaagatttgagtagacatcctgatatatatacatcaaatataatcatttcgtattaatttaatgcacTCACTTTCAAAGCGATGGTTTTGGTCCACGCTgaagattttgtttttttcgcATCGTTAGTCACACGTATGCTAAATGTGTGAGAAGCACAATCGTTGACCAATTGATATTTACATGCCCCTTTGAAGCTATAGAATTTACCGTCGAACGTGCGATAATGCGGATCTCCGAAAACCGTGCAAATTCCATCACCTGAAAGaatcgatttaatttttaactctaAATATCAATCGCATATGCGATAGcgtaatgtgtaaaatatatttactttcaaCGCATCGCGGACAGCATTGGCCTTCCGGATGTTCCAATTTTGAGTACGGTGGGCAAGGAAGATTCAACTGCGGACACATAGGCATTGCACAGCGTACTTTGCCCTGCTTGCAGGTGCACGTCTTGCAGGAATCAAGCTTCCAATCTTCGCCATCCTGCCTAGGACAAAAAAGAACGTTTAAACCGGAACAAGACAAACGTTGAATCTCCTTAATCTAGCAAAAATTTacgaaacttattttttttaattactagaGGAGAAAaggataacaatatatttttgggCGTTAATTGAaagttcaaaaatttatattcatcgaTATTTACTAGGCTCATTCCTATCAGATTCTATCACAGTTttgatcaaaaatatttatttcttaaacaattttttataagcaaAGTTCAGGTCATTGATCCCTAAAATTAACgtactgaaaatatatataaattcacatGATGAAGATGGAAATTCAAACAATATTCTTGAGTTTCGATTaagctatttatttataaaaattccacACCGTTTTATCTTCGATAATCTCTCGGTTCGTTTGTCGCGATGAACAAAAGCGTAATACTCGCCTGGTAAATTCTTCCACCGTAAGAACAGGAGGCCCTGCTCTCCTGAACGGCCGGACATTGCGGGCAACAGCGATTAGGTAAAGTAGCTTGAAGCTCGCTGGGACATTCCAATACCGGACAGGTATCTCTGAGACACGAGAGCGTCGAATTGACACAGGTGCAACAGGTGCATGGATCCGTACAATACTGAGCGCCCGATTTGAGTACGCGCATGCCTAGAATACACGCGCCTTTCGGAGGCAGGAAGAATCTTGCGCTTCCtgtatgaaaaaaagtacTCTTaacttgaatatatatatatatatatatatatatatatatatatatatatatcgtgtaaGTGATTATAAGCGAAACGttctaaatcattttttttctcacgcgCGATAgcgatacaaattttttttattattatattcacttTCATTCTTAAtctaattatctaataaaatataaataaagggATATATTTGAATAGGTATGATACTCGTAACACGTGTGTCAATTTTGTGTAGCATTCAGTTATATCTAAAAAACGACAGATGCTTGTTTCTCGATTCATTTTATCTCACAATGCATTTTATGTATTGCGTTATGtttgattgtaaaatttgaaagtcGTGGAGTgagatattttcataattaaatggCAGTGGCTGGATTTTCTCGAATAGCTCGATATTACGTGATGACAATCGTAATATTACGTTATTACGGTTGATTTTTGCGCAATTGCGACATTGGAAAATAATCAGATTCGCATAAAACCGGTTCGCGCTTCTGGTATCATAGGAGAGAGATCGCGGAATGACCTATAAATTCAAAGTGACTTTAATTGTTTATGCAACATGATCTattggaaatatttcttttgaaaaatgatcTCGCGGATTGAAAATCTGATcgttattaatttgcattcgCTTGGCATTGCAATACTTACGTAATAAAGCAATCTCGtatctttatgtaatattacacCTACGTGCAATTATCGAGCTTGTATATCACAAAGAAACGATAAATTATCACATAAGGAatctaaattgaaaaaaagacgCGTTTAAgcaaatagtaaaaaatcaaacagatttttttttcccaagCGATTCGAGCGTTAAATTCAGATAATTtcagcgcgcgcgcgcgagagttatttcaaataatgaaaattatgtaattccTTTCACCTTGACAGCGCGGGCAACACTTGCCAGGATCGCGAACAATCCTCGCGTTAGGACAATTGAGCGTTGGACAGGCTAACTTTGCGCACGTGAGTTGTTTATTGTTATTGCATCTACAAGTCACGCAAGGGTCCTCTGCCGTTGTCACCGATCTATCCGCGGTGACTTTCTGTCCGTTCACCAAGCATCCTGTAAAACAAGACGGGATCAATTATTTGAGCACTTGATTtgttccctttttatattcggatataaaaaattgccttTTAATcgcacattaattattataataatttatttgaaacatatatGCGGGAAAGTATgcgcaatatatgtatacaaagaGACTGCAATTATATACGATTCGAAGAAGAACGCAAATTCTTACGACGACATTCGTATTacaatactaattgtaagtttacgagaatatattttgtacaaaaaaaaaaaaaaaagccaaccaaaaatttacaattacaataCAAACATTAATTATCGTCCGTTCGTTTTTCGCCGGACGTGTAGAAGCGACGCTgtaattttcaatcattatcgTTCTCCCCTCATTATATCGGAGAGAAACATTCCAGCCTTAATTGCGCGGCGGGATGCATTGAGGGGGATCGTGAGAAATATTTGTGAGATTGGCGTGGGTAattagcagcagcagcaagcAGCGGCAGCATTGGCGCGCAcgagggaaaaagaaaaatgttacgcACCGTCGCATATGGGGCAGCATTGCCCCGGTGGGGCCGGTCTCGGTTTGGAGCAGGGCGTGTAACACTCTAGCTTTGATTTGGTGAGGACGCCCGCTTTGCAGGTGAATACGTAGCACGGATCGTTCTCCTCCGTCCATTCCGTGTCGGATGCGTGATAAACGCCGTTCTGTACGCATCCTGCAATTCACAAAAACAACATTGATCctcaaaatacattattaaaattgcgtAATTTTAGAGAATAACTTGCACggattaaacattaaaaatatgtcaatcTTTTTAGATGCGATTATTAGTATAAttcgagaataaaaattgagataacGAGACTATCTTTGATGTggtgtgtaatttaatattacttttatattttagccTTTTctatacactcaaaaaaatgatcttgcaacttggacaaaaattttctaggtgtaaaaaattaactgaaacagataaattattagcaaatactgacgtgatactgcatatattttgcacttaatcaatttaaatgacagagacagaatttatatctgtactattagtgtaatttagatagaaaatttttttgtgatgccttatctttaaggcctattgtcaaggacaattatatttgtcattaatatttggcaatgggatttAAAATCCAGAGGTATTGCcgttataaattctatacgtgacaaacaatattgtagcagatacaaaaagtagcgataaattttaactgagacatctagaaatctatctacattagtaaaatatttttttgagtgtatgaaatattttttatgatgtaggaaaaaatgtatgcgtttGATAACAAAACGtaagtatctctctctcttctttttttgtgcaatattttttaattaccttTTTACAATTTGAGTTTTTTTACAACGCGCAAATCTCAGAAAAAATTACGTtcgactatatatatttaacactcaaaaaaatgatcttgcatctttgacaaaaattttgtaggtgtaaaaaattaactgaaacagataaattattagcaaatactgtgatactgcatatattttgcacttaatcaatttaaatgacagagacagaatttatatctgtactattagtgtaatttagacgaAAAATTTGTccgcgatgcctatctttaaggcctattgtcaaggacaattatatttgtcatttaatatttggcaatgggatttAAAATCCAGAGGTATTGCTACAATATTgccgttataaattttatacgtgacaaacaatattcttacagatacaaaaagtagcgataaattttaattgaaacatcTAGAAATTTATCTGcattagtaaattttttttttttttgagtgtatgCCATCGCGTACTATGTTTTCCAAACAGATTTTGTCGTCGGCGGGCACTACGCGAGCAAGCTTACGTCAcgattaacataattaatagagTATACGATAATGGGTACCACGCGCGAGCATCTGCTACGTAAACAGAGACAATCGCCAGAGAGTGTGACGCTAGAGTTCCCCGGGTTTATCACTGTGTGTCCGCAAACAGAAGCGTCTTTGTGCCCTGAGAACAATGCTCCGCCGACTGAGCATTCCGCGAGTTCTCGACTTTCCTTCTTGTGGCCGCTAGCGTGTTCGTTTCtatcttcttctctctttatctacttctctctct
Above is a genomic segment from Anoplolepis gracilipes chromosome 3, ASM4749672v1, whole genome shotgun sequence containing:
- the Cv-2 gene encoding BMP-binding endothelial regulator protein, which codes for MHLLNMELIRLLSILLILAMAFLLSMTHRQVAAESIIGSRETCDIEGEDVTVDKILNTSCFRCICKNGFVECLKQQCPNIEGCYALQEPHDDECCHKCTGCVQNGVYHASDTEWTEENDPCYVFTCKAGVLTKSKLECYTPCSKPRPAPPGQCCPICDGCLVNGQKVTADRSVTTAEDPCVTCRCNNNKQLTCAKLACPTLNCPNARIVRDPGKCCPRCQGSARFFLPPKGACILGMRVLKSGAQYCTDPCTCCTCVNSTLSCLRDTCPVLECPSELQATLPNRCCPQCPAVQESRASCSYGGRIYQDGEDWKLDSCKTCTCKQGKVRCAMPMCPQLNLPCPPYSKLEHPEGQCCPRCVESDGICTVFGDPHYRTFDGKFYSFKGACKYQLVNDCASHTFSIRVTNDAKKTKSSAWTKTIALKIGDLKVNLGQKMRVKVNGKKVNLPYRIDNRLDINCTTDSVIVNTHIGIKVLWDGISFLEVSVPSTYRGRLCGLCGNFNSQTKDDFTTRRGRLLQDVQKFGQSWAVGTKKTCTRFPRLGNIDKDRRCQGRKDHRLCNRLRSQIFDPCHKKVNPMMYYRACLQDMCECPTEHCYCQSFMAYAHECKRLGIQLPHWRKSTRCRTVWDQMTNSANVTCRGFN